The Desulfuromonas versatilis genome has a segment encoding these proteins:
- a CDS encoding transporter substrate-binding domain-containing protein encodes MIRNGAVVFLTILLLISLGALCPAALAQPSPAESPLPSALSPVVAGSEYDYPPFCIVTKEGQADGFSVELLRAALRAMGREVRFHLGPWSEVKQALAERRVQVLPLVGRTPEREQAFDFTFPYLTMHGTIVVRDEETGIRSLDDLAGKQVAVMAGDNAEEFLRRQPVPVSIVTTETFEDALRELAEGRHDAVVIQKLLALQLMKGLGVENLKTVGPPLKEFVQSFCFAVVEGDRELLALLNEGLALVIADGTFGQLREKWFGPMEDDSWGKSRIVIGGDFNYPPYEFLDENGQPAGYNIDLTRAIAKEAGLSVEIRLGPWSEIRQGLSDKEIDGIQGMFYSLERDRNFDFSPVHTVVSHSVVVRDDSPMPRTLAELAGKSILVMKGDIMHDVALKQGYGEWLITARSQEQVLEMLAGGTGDCALIAKLPALYWIEKHGWKNLRVSDSSVFSPEYCYAVPNGNGALLARLSQGLAGLKATGEYRRIYSKWLGVYEKPQVGLADLFRYSLFVVLPIVLLLFASLAWSRMLQRKVEGRTAELRNEIAWRKQVEEKLYRTQKFEAIGQLAGGVAHDFNNLLTVIVGYSDMLRRRLKADPAALTEVEMIAKAAQRAESLTRQLLAFGRRQVLAPRDLNLVALIHDAQPLLQKLLKENVQLKIRSTLEQVTVKVDPAQIEQVLMNLVVNARDAIGEKDGEIVISTTIAELDAQALGEFAETAGKPFGLLTVEDSGCGIAPEVKEKIFDPFFTTKELGRGTGLGLSTVYGIVKQSEGFVFADSAPGKGSRFHVYLPLGSLPEAAPAVRSPWLGGAEKSATILVVDDDELVLTLAVQTLREQGHEVLAANSSAQALGCWRANHGRIELLLTDIGLPEVNGLSLAAQMKEEKSELKVLYFSGYADLQGAQIPEGAFLQKPFPPAALVTKIEGLLKRAP; translated from the coding sequence ATGATCCGCAACGGCGCTGTTGTTTTCCTGACCATCCTGCTGCTCATTAGCCTTGGGGCACTCTGCCCCGCGGCCCTGGCCCAACCCTCCCCGGCGGAATCCCCGCTGCCATCCGCCCTTTCGCCGGTGGTCGCCGGTTCCGAGTACGACTATCCCCCATTTTGCATCGTTACCAAGGAGGGACAGGCCGACGGTTTTTCCGTCGAGCTGCTGCGCGCGGCGCTTCGCGCCATGGGGCGCGAGGTGCGCTTTCACCTCGGCCCCTGGAGCGAGGTCAAGCAGGCCCTGGCGGAGCGCCGAGTCCAGGTGCTCCCCCTGGTGGGGCGCACCCCCGAGCGCGAGCAGGCGTTCGACTTCACCTTCCCCTACCTGACCATGCACGGCACCATCGTGGTGCGCGACGAAGAAACGGGGATCCGCTCGCTTGACGACCTGGCGGGAAAACAGGTGGCGGTCATGGCTGGGGACAACGCCGAGGAGTTTCTGCGCCGGCAGCCGGTCCCGGTCAGCATCGTCACCACCGAAACCTTCGAAGATGCCCTTCGCGAGCTGGCCGAGGGCCGCCACGACGCCGTGGTCATCCAGAAGCTGCTCGCCCTGCAGTTGATGAAGGGGCTGGGAGTCGAAAACCTGAAAACCGTCGGCCCGCCCCTCAAGGAGTTCGTGCAGTCCTTCTGCTTTGCCGTCGTCGAGGGGGACCGGGAACTTCTGGCCCTTCTCAACGAGGGGCTCGCCCTGGTCATCGCCGATGGCACCTTCGGCCAGCTGCGGGAAAAATGGTTCGGCCCCATGGAGGATGACTCCTGGGGAAAGAGCCGGATCGTGATCGGCGGGGACTTCAACTATCCCCCCTACGAGTTTCTGGACGAGAACGGCCAGCCCGCCGGGTACAACATCGACCTGACCCGGGCCATCGCCAAGGAAGCGGGGCTCTCCGTCGAAATCCGCCTCGGACCCTGGTCCGAGATCCGCCAGGGGCTCTCGGACAAGGAAATCGATGGGATCCAGGGGATGTTCTACTCCCTCGAGCGGGACAGGAATTTCGACTTTTCCCCGGTGCACACGGTGGTCAGCCATTCGGTGGTGGTGAGGGACGACTCGCCCATGCCGCGAACCCTGGCGGAGCTGGCCGGAAAGTCGATCCTGGTCATGAAGGGGGACATCATGCACGACGTCGCCCTCAAGCAGGGCTACGGCGAGTGGCTCATCACTGCCAGGTCGCAGGAGCAGGTGCTGGAAATGCTGGCCGGGGGAACGGGCGATTGCGCCCTGATCGCCAAGCTTCCGGCGCTCTACTGGATCGAGAAGCATGGCTGGAAAAACCTGCGGGTTTCGGACTCTTCGGTCTTCTCCCCCGAGTACTGCTACGCCGTGCCCAACGGCAATGGCGCCTTGCTGGCGCGTCTCTCCCAGGGGCTGGCCGGCCTGAAGGCCACCGGCGAATACCGCAGGATCTACTCCAAGTGGTTGGGGGTCTATGAAAAACCCCAGGTGGGGCTTGCGGATCTCTTCAGGTATTCCCTGTTCGTGGTCCTGCCCATCGTCCTGCTGCTGTTCGCCTCGCTCGCCTGGTCGCGGATGCTGCAACGCAAGGTCGAGGGGCGCACCGCGGAGCTGCGCAACGAAATCGCCTGGCGCAAGCAGGTGGAGGAAAAACTCTACCGGACCCAGAAGTTCGAGGCCATCGGCCAGCTGGCCGGTGGGGTTGCCCACGATTTCAACAACCTGCTGACGGTCATCGTCGGCTACAGCGACATGCTCAGGCGCCGCCTGAAGGCCGACCCGGCCGCGCTCACCGAGGTGGAGATGATCGCCAAGGCCGCCCAGCGCGCCGAGAGCCTGACTCGCCAGCTGCTGGCCTTCGGCCGCCGGCAGGTGCTGGCGCCCAGGGACCTGAACCTGGTGGCCCTGATCCACGACGCCCAACCGCTGCTGCAGAAACTGCTGAAGGAAAACGTCCAGCTGAAAATCCGCTCGACCCTCGAGCAGGTCACGGTCAAGGTGGACCCGGCGCAGATCGAGCAGGTATTGATGAACCTGGTGGTGAATGCCAGGGACGCGATCGGGGAGAAGGATGGGGAAATCGTCATCTCGACTACCATTGCCGAGCTGGATGCCCAGGCCCTGGGAGAATTCGCCGAGACGGCGGGCAAACCTTTCGGGCTGCTCACGGTGGAGGACAGCGGGTGCGGCATCGCCCCAGAGGTGAAGGAGAAGATCTTCGATCCATTTTTCACCACCAAGGAGCTGGGGCGCGGAACCGGCCTCGGGCTCTCCACGGTCTACGGGATCGTCAAGCAGAGCGAAGGTTTCGTGTTTGCCGACAGCGCACCGGGAAAGGGGAGCCGGTTCCACGTCTACCTGCCCCTGGGCAGCCTCCCGGAGGCGGCGCCTGCGGTGCGCTCACCCTGGCTCGGCGGGGCGGAAAAGTCCGCCACCATCCTGGTGGTCGACGATGACGAGCTGGTCCTGACCCTGGCCGTTCAGACCTTGCGGGAACAGGGCCACGAAGTCCTCGCCGCCAATTCGAGCGCCCAGGCGCTGGGCTGTTGGCGGGCTAATCATGGACGGATCGAACTGCTGCTCACCGATATCGGACTGCCCGAGGTCAACGGGCTGAGCCTGGCTGCGCAGATGAAAGAGGAAAAGAGCGAGTTGAAGGTGCTCTATTTCTCGGGCTATGCCGATCTGCAGGGAGCCCAGATCCCCGAAGGGGCCTTTTTGCAGAAACCTTTTCCGCCGGCCGCCCTGGTGACCAAGATCGAGGGGCTGCTGAAACGCGCACCCTGA
- a CDS encoding MFS transporter yields the protein MPQQVSRSAALFVVCVAHFLMPFMMSAVGVALPAMGREFGASAMQLGLVETTYVLSASIFLLAMGRLGDIHGRRRVFQAGIAVFTLIGGALSQAWSIEAVIGLRFLQGMGGSMVMATTMAIVVSVFPPEERGKALGIAIASVYAGISCGPFIGGALVSTLGWRSLFYLCVPLGVITYLISRAKLRAEWAEAKGEPFDWQGSLIYAASILLLIAGASNLDHGPWAWLLMFCGLAGVGAFLAFEGRTPYPVLNVALLRRNRVFALSNLAALFNYAATFGVTFFLSLYLQYVKGMDPHQAGSVLIVQPIAQTLLSPLCGRLADRIPAGRVATAGMALCAAGLGIAASISASTPLAVILTLLVFLGMGFALFSSPNVSVIMGSVEPRYLGVASGLNSSMRTLGMMTSMTIITVIFSVFMGGHAVTAATQDAFLRSMQTALTVFCGLCLLGIFCSLGRLGGTPSRQQQGGPR from the coding sequence ATGCCCCAGCAAGTCTCCCGTTCGGCCGCGCTGTTCGTGGTCTGCGTGGCCCATTTCCTCATGCCCTTCATGATGTCCGCCGTGGGGGTGGCCCTGCCCGCCATGGGGCGGGAATTCGGAGCCAGCGCCATGCAGCTGGGGCTGGTGGAGACCACCTACGTGCTGTCGGCCTCGATCTTCCTGCTGGCCATGGGGAGGTTGGGGGACATCCACGGCCGCCGCCGCGTTTTCCAGGCGGGCATCGCCGTGTTCACCCTCATTGGTGGGGCGCTCTCCCAGGCCTGGAGCATCGAGGCGGTGATCGGCCTGCGCTTTCTGCAGGGGATGGGGGGCTCGATGGTCATGGCCACCACCATGGCCATCGTCGTTTCCGTGTTCCCCCCCGAGGAGCGGGGCAAGGCCCTGGGGATCGCCATCGCCAGCGTCTATGCGGGGATCTCCTGTGGTCCCTTCATCGGCGGCGCGCTGGTTTCAACCCTGGGCTGGCGCTCACTGTTCTACCTGTGCGTGCCGCTGGGGGTGATCACCTACCTGATCAGCCGCGCCAAGCTGCGCGCCGAGTGGGCCGAGGCCAAGGGGGAGCCCTTCGACTGGCAGGGGAGCCTGATCTATGCCGCCTCGATTCTGCTGCTGATCGCCGGTGCCTCCAATCTCGACCACGGCCCCTGGGCCTGGTTGCTCATGTTCTGTGGGCTGGCCGGGGTAGGGGCGTTTCTGGCCTTCGAGGGGCGCACCCCCTACCCGGTGCTCAACGTGGCGCTGTTGCGTCGCAACCGGGTCTTCGCCCTGAGCAACCTGGCGGCCCTGTTCAACTACGCCGCGACCTTCGGGGTGACCTTTTTTCTGAGCCTCTACCTGCAGTACGTCAAGGGGATGGATCCCCACCAGGCCGGCAGCGTGCTGATCGTCCAGCCCATTGCCCAGACCCTGCTTTCGCCGCTGTGCGGCCGGCTCGCCGACCGCATCCCGGCCGGGCGGGTCGCCACCGCCGGCATGGCCCTGTGCGCGGCGGGCCTCGGCATCGCTGCAAGCATTTCCGCTAGTACCCCCCTCGCGGTCATTCTGACCCTGCTGGTGTTTCTCGGCATGGGCTTCGCTCTGTTCTCCTCGCCCAACGTCAGCGTCATCATGGGGAGCGTCGAACCGCGTTACCTGGGGGTGGCCTCGGGGCTCAATTCGAGCATGCGCACCCTGGGGATGATGACCAGCATGACCATCATCACGGTGATCTTTTCCGTCTTCATGGGCGGCCATGCGGTGACCGCCGCCACCCAGGATGCCTTCTTGCGCAGTATGCAGACCGCGCTGACGGTGTTCTGCGGGCTGTGCCTGCTGGGGATTTTCTGTTCCCTCGGCCGTTTGGGCGGGACTCCCTCGCGCCAACAGCAGGGCGGGCCGCGCTGA
- a CDS encoding RNA recognition motif domain-containing protein: MGKDLYVTNISFQATEEDLRKLFAVAGTVRSVNLLTDPKTGLLKGNGFVRMASEAEAKEAAVILDGALLINREIGVSLARDKAERAGQRPPEERPAKGKGHRGGRR, from the coding sequence ATGGGAAAAGACCTGTATGTGACCAACATCTCCTTCCAGGCAACCGAAGAGGACCTGCGCAAGCTGTTTGCCGTCGCCGGAACGGTGCGCTCGGTCAACCTGCTCACCGACCCGAAGACCGGCCTGCTCAAAGGCAACGGCTTCGTGCGCATGGCCAGCGAGGCCGAGGCCAAAGAAGCGGCGGTCATCCTCGACGGGGCGTTGCTGATCAACCGCGAAATCGGCGTTTCGCTGGCCCGCGACAAGGCCGAACGGGCCGGGCAGAGGCCCCCGGAGGAGCGCCCGGCCAAAGGAAAAGGACATAGGGGAGGGCGGCGCTAG
- a CDS encoding formate--tetrahydrofolate ligase, whose translation MPSDVEIARQFKPRPIAQIALSLGIDEDDLLLYGREIAKVNLRALGRPSAKKGRLVLVSATTPTAAGEGKTTTTIGLGQALAQLGESVCLALREPSLGPCLGMKGGATGGGYSQLLPAERINLHFTGDFHAVTSANNLLSAIIDNHIYHGNELRIDPRQILWRRVMDLNDRSLRHIVVGLGGRGQGPPREGGFDITAASEVMAMLCLAADQQDLRQRLERTLVAYSYEGEPIFAGQLGVTGAMLALLRDALHPNLVQTLEGVPAFVHGGPFANIAHGCNSLAATRMAMHHADWAITEAGFGFDLGAEKFFDIKCRLAGLDPEAVVLVTTARALKMHGGKKKTELLDPDPAALAQGLENLDKHIENVRRFNKQPVVALNRFAGDSDAEIALVAERCARHGVPFAPASHHAEGGRGALELARLVMAAAEGSRPYAPLYDLALPVAEKVRVICREIYGAGDVAFTRQAEKDLRQVERLGYAGLPVCVAKAPSSLSDDPALHGRPRDFEVTVRGVDINAGAGFLVVLTGDILRMPGLPKSPAAERIDLSAEGEILGLE comes from the coding sequence ATGCCGAGTGATGTCGAGATTGCCCGCCAGTTCAAGCCGCGCCCCATCGCACAGATCGCTCTAAGCCTCGGCATCGACGAGGATGACCTGCTGCTGTACGGGCGCGAGATTGCCAAGGTGAACCTCCGCGCCCTGGGCCGACCCTCGGCGAAAAAGGGTCGGCTGGTACTGGTTTCGGCCACCACCCCCACCGCCGCCGGGGAGGGGAAGACCACCACCACCATCGGCCTCGGCCAGGCCTTGGCCCAGCTGGGCGAGTCGGTCTGCCTGGCGCTGCGCGAACCGTCGCTGGGCCCCTGCCTGGGGATGAAGGGGGGCGCCACCGGCGGCGGCTACAGCCAGCTGCTGCCGGCCGAGCGGATCAACCTGCACTTCACCGGCGACTTCCACGCCGTCACCAGCGCCAACAACCTGCTTTCGGCCATCATCGACAACCACATCTACCACGGCAACGAGCTGCGCATCGACCCCCGCCAGATCCTCTGGCGCCGGGTCATGGACCTGAACGACCGCAGCCTGCGCCACATCGTGGTCGGCCTCGGCGGCCGCGGCCAGGGGCCACCGCGGGAGGGGGGCTTCGATATCACCGCCGCCTCGGAGGTGATGGCCATGCTCTGCCTCGCCGCCGATCAGCAGGACCTTCGCCAGCGGCTCGAGCGCACCCTGGTCGCCTACAGCTACGAGGGGGAGCCGATTTTCGCCGGTCAACTCGGGGTCACCGGGGCCATGCTGGCGCTGCTGCGCGACGCGCTGCACCCCAACCTGGTGCAGACCCTGGAGGGGGTGCCGGCCTTTGTCCACGGCGGGCCCTTTGCCAACATCGCCCACGGCTGCAACAGCCTGGCCGCCACCCGCATGGCCATGCACCACGCCGACTGGGCGATCACCGAGGCGGGCTTCGGCTTCGACCTGGGGGCGGAGAAGTTTTTCGACATCAAGTGCCGCCTGGCAGGTCTCGACCCGGAGGCGGTGGTGCTGGTGACCACCGCGCGGGCGCTGAAGATGCACGGCGGCAAGAAGAAAACCGAACTGCTCGACCCCGACCCCGCGGCCCTGGCCCAGGGCCTGGAAAACCTCGACAAGCACATCGAGAACGTGCGCAGGTTCAACAAGCAGCCGGTGGTGGCTTTGAACCGCTTCGCCGGCGACAGCGACGCGGAGATCGCCCTGGTGGCCGAGCGCTGCGCCCGGCACGGAGTCCCCTTCGCCCCCGCCAGTCACCACGCCGAAGGGGGGCGGGGGGCGTTGGAACTGGCCCGGCTGGTGATGGCGGCAGCCGAGGGCAGCCGCCCCTACGCGCCGCTCTACGACCTGGCCCTGCCGGTGGCCGAGAAGGTGCGCGTGATCTGCCGTGAGATCTACGGTGCCGGCGACGTCGCCTTCACCCGCCAGGCGGAAAAGGACCTGCGCCAAGTGGAGCGGCTCGGCTATGCCGGGCTGCCGGTCTGCGTCGCCAAGGCCCCCAGTTCGCTCTCCGACGACCCGGCCTTGCACGGAAGGCCGCGCGACTTCGAGGTGACGGTGCGCGGCGTCGACATCAACGCCGGCGCCGGCTTCCTGGTGGTGCTGACCGGGGACATTCTGCGCATGCCCGGTCTGCCCAAGTCCCCCGCCGCGGAGCGCATCGACCTGAGCGCCGAGGGGGAGATCCTGGGGTTGGAGTGA
- a CDS encoding dienelactone hydrolase family protein, translating into MARIMMLIALSLWLAGDASAAVQGKPVEYRAGETVLKGYLAWDDAVKDKRPGVLVVHEWWGHNEYARKRAEMLAGLGYPALAVDMYGAGRQAAHPDDAGKFAGELRKNLPLATERFLAALKLLKSQPGVDPEKLAAIGYCFGGGVVLEMARAGVELAGVASFHGSLGTEHPARVGAVKARLLVLNGADDPFVTPEQIGQFNQEMAAARVGYAFVNYPGAKHSFSNPQADEFGKKFNLPLAYHAEADAASWGALQEFFREIFQ; encoded by the coding sequence ATGGCACGCATCATGATGCTGATCGCCCTGTCGCTGTGGCTGGCTGGCGACGCCTCGGCGGCGGTGCAGGGCAAACCGGTGGAATACCGGGCCGGGGAGACGGTTCTCAAGGGATACCTGGCCTGGGACGACGCGGTGAAGGACAAGCGCCCCGGCGTGCTGGTGGTGCACGAGTGGTGGGGACACAACGAGTACGCCCGCAAGCGCGCCGAAATGCTCGCCGGGCTCGGCTACCCGGCGCTGGCGGTGGACATGTACGGCGCAGGGCGGCAGGCGGCCCATCCCGATGACGCCGGCAAGTTCGCCGGGGAGTTGCGCAAGAACCTGCCGCTGGCCACCGAGCGTTTTCTGGCCGCCCTCAAGCTGCTCAAGAGCCAGCCGGGAGTCGACCCGGAGAAGCTGGCCGCAATCGGCTACTGCTTCGGCGGCGGGGTGGTGCTGGAGATGGCCCGGGCCGGCGTCGAGCTGGCCGGGGTGGCGAGTTTTCACGGCAGCCTCGGCACCGAGCACCCCGCCCGGGTCGGCGCGGTGAAGGCGCGGCTGCTGGTGCTCAACGGTGCCGATGACCCCTTCGTCACCCCCGAGCAGATCGGCCAGTTCAACCAGGAGATGGCGGCGGCCCGGGTCGGCTACGCTTTCGTCAACTACCCCGGGGCCAAGCACAGCTTCAGCAACCCCCAGGCCGATGAATTCGGCAAGAAGTTCAATCTTCCCCTGGCCTATCACGCCGAGGCGGATGCCGCGTCCTGGGGGGCGCTGCAGGAATTTTTCCGGGAAATTTTCCAATGA
- a CDS encoding (2Fe-2S)-binding protein yields MDEQAILEGLKPVCLCKGIRKSVFLKHIAAGLTSVEALKKATGAGSGPCQGRRCTPRIEELLRSRDQG; encoded by the coding sequence ATGGATGAACAGGCTATTCTGGAGGGGCTCAAACCGGTCTGCCTGTGCAAGGGGATCCGCAAGAGCGTGTTCCTCAAGCACATCGCCGCCGGGCTGACCAGCGTCGAGGCGCTGAAAAAGGCCACCGGGGCCGGCAGCGGCCCCTGCCAGGGGCGCCGCTGCACCCCGCGCATCGAGGAATTGCTCCGCAGCCGCGACCAGGGCTGA
- the pdxA gene encoding 4-hydroxythreonine-4-phosphate dehydrogenase PdxA has product MNRPLILTMGDPTGVGPEIIVKALLCGALENLSRPLLVAGDPGVLEKAAALFGAESTISYGTGLVSHRLTIAGRNLEVHALSLLPAGQLEYGRPTPECGRAMAEYIEWACARCQQGVAAGMVTAPINKAAIHAAGYEFPGHTELLAACCGVDKVVMMLAGERLRVCLVTTHLALAEVPRVLSEAEILATIRITDASLRRFFGLDRPRLAVLSLNPHAGEGGMFGDEEARLIAPAIAAARAAGIEASGPHSADTLFHFAARGGYDAVVCMYHDQGLIPLKLLHFDDGVNVTLGLPIVRTSVDHGTAYDIAGTGKASEASLVAAIRMAEKMTGHV; this is encoded by the coding sequence GTGAACCGGCCCCTCATTCTGACCATGGGCGACCCCACCGGGGTCGGCCCGGAGATCATCGTCAAGGCCCTGCTCTGCGGGGCGCTGGAGAACCTGTCGCGCCCCCTGCTGGTGGCGGGCGACCCGGGGGTGCTGGAGAAGGCCGCTGCGCTGTTCGGCGCCGAGAGCACAATTTCTTACGGCACCGGCCTGGTCAGCCACCGCCTAACCATCGCCGGGCGCAACCTGGAGGTCCACGCCCTCTCGCTGCTGCCCGCCGGGCAACTGGAATACGGCCGGCCCACCCCCGAATGCGGGCGGGCCATGGCCGAGTACATCGAATGGGCCTGCGCCCGCTGCCAGCAGGGAGTGGCGGCGGGGATGGTCACCGCGCCGATCAACAAGGCCGCCATCCACGCGGCGGGCTACGAATTTCCCGGCCATACCGAGCTGCTCGCCGCCTGCTGCGGGGTCGACAAGGTGGTGATGATGCTCGCCGGCGAGCGCCTGCGGGTCTGCCTGGTCACCACCCACCTGGCGCTTGCCGAGGTGCCGCGGGTGCTCTCCGAAGCCGAGATTCTCGCCACCATCCGCATCACCGATGCTTCTCTCCGGCGCTTCTTCGGCCTGGATCGGCCGCGCCTGGCGGTGCTCTCCCTCAACCCCCACGCCGGCGAGGGGGGGATGTTCGGCGACGAGGAGGCGCGGCTGATCGCCCCGGCCATCGCCGCCGCCCGCGCCGCGGGGATCGAAGCGAGCGGCCCGCACAGCGCCGACACCCTGTTCCACTTCGCCGCCCGGGGGGGCTACGATGCGGTGGTCTGCATGTACCACGACCAGGGGCTGATCCCGCTCAAGCTGCTGCACTTCGACGACGGCGTCAACGTCACCCTGGGCTTGCCCATCGTACGCACCAGCGTCGATCACGGCACCGCCTACGATATCGCCGGCACCGGCAAGGCCAGCGAGGCGAGCCTGGTGGCGGCGATCCGCATGGCGGAGAAGATGACCGGGCATGTTTAA